In a genomic window of Flavobacterium sp. KACC 22761:
- a CDS encoding urocanate hydratase: MTFKEQIQQGIPNILPPKQEYDPAINHAPKRKEILSAEEKKLALKNALRYFDPKHHAELIPEFSEELEKYGRIYMYRLRPDYRMYARPIDEYPGKSLQAKAIMHMIQNNLDYAVAQHPHELITYGGNGAVFQNWAQYLLTMQYLSEMTDEQTLTMYSGHPMGLFPSHKEAPRVVVTNGMVIPNYSKPDDWEKMNALGVSQYGQMTAGSYMYIGPQGIVHGTTITVLNGFRKIKQNPEGSLFVTSGLGGMSGAQPKAGNIAGCITVCAEVNPKITKIRHEQGWINEVVTSTDELVARVALAKANKETVSIAYLGNVVDVWERFDQENIKIDLGSDQTSLHNPWAGGYYPVGISFEEANEMMANNPDLFKEKVQESLRKQAQAINKHTAKGTYFFDYGNAFLLEASRAGADVMAENKIDFRYPSYVQDIMGPMCFDYGFGPFRWVCTSGKPEDLQKTDAIASQILEEMTKTAPNEIQQQMQDNIKWIKGAQENKLVVGSQARILYADAEGRIKIAEAFNQAIAKGEIGAVVLGRDHHDVSGTDSPYRETSNIYDGSRFTADMAIHNVIGDSFRGATWVSIHNGGGVGWGEVINGGFGMVLDGSKEASKRLASMLFWDVNNGISRRSWARNDEAIFTIKRAMQVEPLLKVTLPNMVDESLL; the protein is encoded by the coding sequence ATGACTTTCAAAGAACAAATACAACAAGGAATTCCAAATATATTGCCTCCAAAGCAGGAATACGATCCGGCTATTAATCACGCTCCAAAGAGAAAAGAAATTCTTTCGGCAGAGGAGAAAAAGCTGGCTTTAAAAAATGCATTGCGTTATTTTGATCCAAAACATCACGCCGAATTAATTCCTGAATTTTCAGAAGAATTAGAAAAATACGGACGAATCTACATGTATCGTCTTCGTCCGGATTACAGAATGTATGCGCGTCCAATTGACGAATATCCTGGAAAATCTTTACAGGCAAAAGCGATTATGCACATGATTCAGAATAATTTGGATTATGCTGTGGCACAACATCCGCATGAGTTGATTACTTACGGAGGAAATGGAGCCGTTTTTCAAAACTGGGCACAATATTTATTAACGATGCAATATTTGTCTGAAATGACAGACGAGCAAACTTTGACAATGTATTCTGGACATCCGATGGGATTATTTCCTTCACATAAAGAAGCACCAAGAGTTGTAGTTACAAACGGAATGGTGATCCCAAATTATTCAAAACCGGACGATTGGGAAAAGATGAATGCTTTAGGGGTTTCACAATACGGACAAATGACTGCCGGAAGTTATATGTACATTGGCCCACAAGGAATTGTACACGGAACTACGATTACGGTTTTGAATGGCTTCAGAAAAATAAAACAAAATCCGGAAGGAAGTTTATTCGTAACTTCTGGATTGGGCGGCATGTCTGGCGCTCAGCCAAAAGCTGGAAATATTGCAGGCTGTATTACGGTCTGCGCCGAAGTAAATCCGAAAATCACAAAAATCCGCCACGAACAAGGCTGGATTAATGAAGTCGTAACTTCGACAGATGAATTAGTTGCCAGAGTCGCTTTGGCGAAAGCCAACAAAGAAACCGTTTCTATTGCTTACTTAGGAAATGTAGTTGATGTTTGGGAGCGTTTTGACCAAGAAAACATCAAAATTGATTTAGGTTCAGATCAGACTTCGCTTCATAATCCTTGGGCTGGAGGTTATTATCCGGTTGGAATTTCTTTTGAAGAGGCCAATGAAATGATGGCGAATAATCCAGATTTATTCAAAGAAAAAGTTCAGGAATCATTGCGAAAACAAGCTCAAGCAATCAACAAACATACAGCAAAAGGAACTTACTTTTTCGATTACGGAAATGCCTTTTTGTTAGAAGCATCACGCGCAGGCGCAGATGTTATGGCTGAAAATAAAATTGATTTCAGATATCCAAGTTATGTTCAGGATATTATGGGCCCAATGTGTTTTGATTATGGTTTTGGTCCTTTCAGATGGGTTTGTACTTCTGGAAAGCCCGAAGATTTGCAAAAAACAGACGCTATTGCTTCTCAAATTTTAGAAGAAATGACAAAAACAGCTCCAAATGAAATTCAGCAACAAATGCAGGATAATATCAAATGGATCAAAGGTGCTCAGGAAAATAAATTAGTAGTAGGTTCTCAGGCGAGAATTCTTTACGCAGATGCAGAAGGACGAATCAAAATTGCCGAAGCATTCAACCAAGCCATTGCAAAAGGCGAAATTGGCGCTGTTGTTTTAGGGCGTGATCATCATGATGTTTCAGGAACAGATTCTCCTTATCGAGAAACTTCAAACATTTATGACGGCTCACGTTTTACTGCCGATATGGCGATTCATAACGTGATTGGCGACAGCTTTAGAGGAGCAACTTGGGTATCAATTCACAATGGCGGCGGCGTTGGCTGGGGAGAGGTTATAAATGGCGGATTTGGTATGGTTCTTGATGGTTCTAAAGAAGCTTCGAAACGTTTAGCATCAATGCTTTTTTGGGATGTCAACAACGGAATTTCAAGAAGAAGCTGGGCCCGAAATGACGAAGCAATTTTTACTATAAAAAGAGCCATGCAAGTTGAGCCTTTACTAAAAGTAACTTTGCCTAATATGGTTGACGAAAGTCTGCTTTAA
- a CDS encoding DUF5522 domain-containing protein, with product MKEQSNENKLIEGEDFYYTPEGYKCFTEKHHLKRGYCCKSGCRHCPYGFDKRTGEIRKKTN from the coding sequence ATGAAAGAGCAAAGTAATGAAAATAAATTAATCGAAGGTGAAGATTTTTACTATACGCCAGAAGGTTACAAATGTTTTACAGAAAAACACCATTTAAAAAGAGGCTATTGCTGTAAAAGTGGCTGTCGTCATTGCCCGTACGGATTTGATAAAAGAACAGGAGAAATAAGAAAGAAAACGAATTAG